The following are from one region of the Sphingomonas sp. J315 genome:
- a CDS encoding MFS transporter — protein sequence MNATAATAAPSGGYGTPRYRAQVLAMLLLVYTFNFLDRQILGILAVPIKADLGLTDTQLGALGGIAFAFLYSTLGVPLALLADRTSRTWVVTISLTVWSGFTALCGLANGFWTLFLYRLGVGVGEAGGVAPSYAIIADYFPQHQRARALAIYSLGIPIGLASGTLLGAWIAATVDWRMAFIVVGLAGVVIAPFFRMMVKEPPRPVATTAAERVPVSQVFAILAKKPSFWLMAFAAGFSSMCGYGLAFWAPTFFVRSFGFDLSTTSYFFGSILLVGGTLGVFMGGVLADRLGGGDRGVYAKLPAIAWLVCVPLFAGGFLTDNVTLAWFLFLIPNGLNILWLGPVTTAVQNLVPPHMRATASASFLLINNLIGLGAGSWVMGAMSDAMTASYGNEALRYSAVAALSFYVIAAVLMLFAVRTLRKDWVE from the coding sequence ATGAACGCAACCGCCGCCACGGCCGCGCCTAGCGGAGGCTATGGCACGCCGCGCTATCGGGCGCAGGTGCTCGCGATGCTCCTCCTCGTCTATACCTTCAACTTCCTCGACCGGCAGATTCTCGGCATCCTCGCCGTGCCGATCAAGGCCGATCTCGGCCTCACCGATACCCAGCTCGGCGCGCTCGGCGGCATCGCCTTCGCCTTTCTCTACTCGACCCTCGGCGTCCCGCTCGCTTTGCTCGCCGATCGCACCAGCCGCACCTGGGTTGTCACGATCTCGCTCACCGTGTGGAGCGGCTTCACCGCATTGTGCGGCCTCGCCAACGGCTTCTGGACCCTGTTCCTCTATCGCCTCGGTGTCGGGGTGGGCGAGGCGGGGGGCGTCGCGCCCTCCTATGCGATCATCGCCGATTATTTCCCCCAGCATCAGCGTGCCCGCGCGCTCGCCATCTACTCGCTCGGCATCCCGATCGGACTGGCGTCGGGCACCTTGCTCGGCGCGTGGATCGCGGCGACCGTCGACTGGCGCATGGCGTTCATCGTCGTCGGGCTGGCTGGGGTCGTCATCGCGCCCTTCTTCCGGATGATGGTCAAGGAGCCGCCGCGCCCCGTCGCCACCACTGCCGCAGAGCGCGTGCCGGTCAGCCAGGTCTTCGCGATCCTCGCGAAAAAACCCAGCTTCTGGCTGATGGCGTTCGCCGCCGGGTTCAGCTCGATGTGCGGCTATGGCCTCGCTTTCTGGGCACCGACCTTCTTCGTGCGCAGCTTCGGCTTCGACCTTTCCACCACCAGCTATTTCTTCGGCTCGATCCTGCTGGTCGGCGGAACGCTCGGCGTGTTCATGGGCGGGGTGCTCGCCGACCGGCTCGGCGGGGGCGATCGCGGCGTCTATGCGAAGCTTCCGGCGATCGCCTGGCTGGTCTGCGTGCCGTTGTTCGCGGGCGGGTTCCTGACCGACAATGTGACGCTCGCCTGGTTCCTGTTCCTGATCCCGAACGGCCTCAACATCCTCTGGCTCGGCCCGGTGACGACGGCGGTCCAGAACCTCGTCCCCCCGCATATGCGCGCGACCGCGAGCGCCAGCTTCCTGCTGATCAACAACCTGATCGGGCTGGGCGCGGGATCATGGGTAATGGGCGCGATGTCGGACGCGATGACTGCGAGCTATGGCAACGAAGCGCTGCGCTACTCGGCGGTCGCCGCGCTGTCTTTCTACGTCATCGCGGCGGTGCTGATGCTCTTCGCCGTCCGCACCCTGCGCAAGGATTGGGTGGAGTGA
- a CDS encoding endonuclease domain-containing protein, protein MRLKGSEQARRNAKRLRWTMTPPEIALWLALRVNAAGLRFRKQHAAGPYVLDFYCAPARLAIEVDGEAHERGDRPERDAARDTWLAEQGVRTLRYPAAEALGDLDGVVQQIITVAVERVASNKVRRRPPPPSPSAPPPPGGGG, encoded by the coding sequence ATGCGGCTTAAGGGATCGGAGCAGGCCCGCCGCAATGCAAAACGACTGCGCTGGACCATGACGCCGCCGGAGATCGCCCTCTGGCTTGCACTTCGCGTGAACGCCGCAGGGTTGCGGTTTCGCAAGCAGCATGCAGCCGGACCGTATGTTCTCGACTTCTATTGCGCGCCGGCCCGGTTGGCGATCGAAGTCGATGGTGAAGCGCATGAGCGCGGCGACCGACCCGAGCGTGACGCAGCGCGCGATACTTGGTTGGCGGAGCAGGGTGTTCGCACCCTTCGCTATCCCGCCGCCGAGGCTTTAGGGGATCTGGATGGCGTGGTGCAGCAGATCATCACGGTCGCAGTCGAACGGGTCGCAAGTAACAAAGTGCGTCGCCGCCCTCCCCCTCCGTCGCCTTCGGCGCCACCTCCCCCTGGCGGGGGAGGATAG
- a CDS encoding dihydrolipoamide acetyltransferase family protein: MARFTFRLPDIGEGIAEAEIVAWHVKVGDRIEEDQQVADMMTDKATVEMESPVSGVVVELAGEVGDQVAIGAALMVVETEEAVAEEAPAAAAPVAEAVEEQVEAETPGVPEAIEAPAPLPLAGGAGGGPVQTDPTPEETSPPPTPPASGRGEEGRHVLASPAVRARAKDLGVDLSEVKHDGQHIRHADLDAYLRYGSGQGYHAPHASRAREDETVKVIGMRRRIAENMAAAKRAIPHFTYVDEIDVTALEAMRADLNANRGSRPKLTMLPFLIVAICRTLPDFPMLNARYDDEGGVVTRFGRVHMGMATQTDAGLTVPVIRDAQDMNVWQLASEIGRLAEAARTGKIKSEELQGGTITITSLGPLGGIATTPVINRPEVAIIGPNKIVERPVFAGDDIVRAKLMNLSISCDHRVVDGWDAASYVQALRKLLETPVLLFAD; encoded by the coding sequence ATGGCGCGCTTTACGTTTCGTCTTCCGGACATTGGCGAAGGCATCGCCGAAGCCGAGATCGTCGCCTGGCACGTCAAGGTGGGCGACCGGATCGAGGAGGATCAGCAGGTCGCCGACATGATGACCGACAAGGCGACGGTCGAGATGGAATCGCCGGTGTCGGGCGTGGTGGTCGAGCTGGCCGGTGAGGTCGGCGATCAGGTTGCGATCGGCGCGGCGCTGATGGTGGTGGAGACCGAGGAAGCAGTGGCGGAGGAAGCTCCGGCTGCGGCGGCTCCGGTTGCCGAGGCGGTCGAGGAGCAGGTCGAGGCGGAGACGCCGGGGGTTCCGGAAGCCATTGAGGCACCCGCTCCCCTCCCGCTTGCGGGAGGGGCTGGGGGAGGGCCTGTCCAAACGGACCCGACCCCTGAGGAAACAAGCCCTCCCCCGACCCCTCCCGCAAGCGGGAGGGGGGAAGAAGGGCGCCACGTCCTCGCCTCCCCGGCCGTGCGCGCGAGGGCGAAGGACCTAGGCGTCGACCTTTCCGAGGTGAAGCATGACGGGCAGCATATCCGTCACGCCGATCTCGACGCCTATCTGCGCTATGGCAGCGGACAGGGCTATCACGCCCCCCACGCCAGCCGCGCGCGCGAGGACGAGACCGTGAAGGTGATCGGGATGCGCCGCCGCATCGCCGAGAATATGGCGGCGGCGAAGCGCGCGATCCCGCACTTCACCTATGTCGACGAGATCGACGTGACCGCGCTGGAGGCGATGCGCGCCGACCTGAATGCCAATCGCGGATCACGGCCCAAGCTGACGATGCTGCCGTTCCTGATCGTCGCGATCTGTCGCACCCTTCCCGATTTCCCGATGCTCAACGCGCGCTATGACGATGAGGGCGGCGTGGTGACGCGGTTCGGGCGCGTCCATATGGGCATGGCGACGCAGACCGATGCCGGCCTGACCGTCCCCGTCATCCGCGACGCGCAGGACATGAATGTCTGGCAGCTGGCGAGCGAGATCGGGCGCCTGGCCGAAGCGGCGCGCACCGGCAAGATCAAGTCGGAAGAACTGCAGGGCGGGACGATCACGATCACCTCGCTAGGTCCGCTCGGCGGCATCGCGACCACCCCGGTGATCAACCGGCCCGAGGTGGCGATTATCGGCCCGAACAAGATCGTCGAGCGCCCCGTCTTTGCCGGCGACGACATCGTCCGCGCGAAGCTGATGAACCTGTCGATCAGCTGCGACCATCGCGTCGTCGATGGCTGGGACGCGGCGAGCTATGTCCAGGCGCTGCGCAAGCTGCTCGAAACGCCGGTGTTGTTGTTCGCTGACTGA
- a CDS encoding lipoprotein, translating into MRTLVVFTALLLAACGNRGDLKPAAGETLPPKPYGAVATPAPADLTKAPPQTRPTRSDEVLRSSEERRSDEFDLPPQ; encoded by the coding sequence ATGCGAACCCTGGTGGTCTTCACGGCGCTTCTGCTGGCCGCATGCGGCAATCGGGGCGACCTGAAACCGGCCGCCGGGGAGACGCTGCCCCCCAAACCCTATGGGGCGGTGGCCACGCCGGCACCGGCAGACCTGACGAAGGCGCCGCCCCAGACGCGACCGACGCGCAGCGACGAAGTGCTGCGCAGCTCAGAGGAACGGCGCAGCGACGAGTTCGACCTGCCGCCGCAGTAA
- a CDS encoding TetR/AcrR family transcriptional regulator: MTSDRGKTATLPPALHLGDSAASEGKEPRTARGRRTLRAILDAAAAEFGEKGFHEGSVSGITRRAGVALGSFYTYFDSKDAVFRALVRDMSDQVREHVAPAIRAAPEQIAAERAGLETFIGFVRKHKEIYRIIDEAEFVDPESFRLHYQTTAERIEKRLKAAAERGEVRADVSDVHAWAIMGMNVFLGLRYGVWSEDAEPGEVADTVAEMLARGLGVR, from the coding sequence ATGACGAGCGATCGTGGCAAGACCGCCACACTGCCCCCCGCCCTGCATCTGGGCGACAGTGCGGCGAGCGAGGGCAAGGAGCCACGCACCGCACGCGGCCGCCGCACGCTGCGCGCGATCCTCGACGCTGCTGCCGCCGAGTTTGGCGAGAAGGGATTCCATGAAGGGTCGGTGAGCGGCATCACCCGCCGCGCGGGCGTGGCGCTGGGCAGTTTCTACACCTATTTCGATTCGAAGGACGCGGTGTTCCGCGCTTTGGTCCGCGACATGAGCGATCAGGTGCGCGAACATGTCGCCCCCGCGATCCGCGCCGCGCCGGAGCAGATCGCGGCGGAGCGTGCGGGCCTTGAAACCTTCATCGGCTTCGTGCGCAAGCACAAGGAAATCTACCGCATCATCGACGAGGCCGAGTTCGTCGATCCCGAGAGCTTCCGGCTACATTACCAGACCACCGCCGAGCGCATCGAAAAGCGGCTGAAGGCAGCGGCCGAACGCGGCGAGGTGCGCGCCGACGTGTCCGACGTCCACGCCTGGGCGATCATGGGGATGAACGTGTTCCTGGGCCTGCGCTACGGCGTGTGGAGCGAGGATGCCGAGCCGGGCGAGGTCGCGGATACGGTGGCGGAGATGCTGGCGCGGGGGTTGGGGGTTCGGTAG
- a CDS encoding TonB-dependent receptor yields MKRLYPSVRTFLTASAALTALASVPAIAQDAPADEAAETQDGGEIVVTARRREESLIDVPISMSVVTGDSLVKSGAADITALQDKTPNLTLQIARGSNSTLIAFSRGVGQQDPLWGFEPGVALYIDDVYVARPQGAVLDIFDVERVEVLRGPQGTLYGRNTIGGAVKYVTRRLGNDFKASFRGAYGSYNQIDLVGQVVIPVGDTLSLGAAVAQYWRDGYGTNLTTGAEHYNKDVLAARVSAEFSPTDNIFVRVAGDRVLDRSNPRHGTRLLPNGTDPIYAPTASVYDTRAGIGDENRVETRGLSVTGEIGLSDMLTFKTITAWRDGSTDTVIDFDNTILPTLDIPADYSDRQFTQELQLLYEGDRLQGVFGVYYLNGRASGAFDTVIGLANLTTLTSGTVFTKSYAAFGDFSFDVSDQFKISAGLRYTRDEKTGTVFRRNYTGLRSPRFGNAAAVPGLIRSDYTNSREFEKLTPRISLSYQPNADLNFYASYGKGYKSGGFDMRGDAILTPTTVNGYEPETIDSYELGMKGAFLDRTLFVNAAGFYSNYKDQQVTIQVPALPSGIASFVDNAGKGVIYGFELETRMVPSRHFQASVVVGYTNADYKEFFTFIGGGTTPVDVSNQRAFQNTPEWTANASFTWSNDVAGGVLAFTPAVSLRSDIQMFELATPALDQDGYALVDASLNWTSGDGRYRLGIAARNLTDARYRVGGYNFPGALTGNSIIGYYGPPRTVTGTFEVKF; encoded by the coding sequence ATGAAGCGTCTCTATCCGTCTGTCCGCACCTTTTTGACCGCCAGCGCCGCGCTAACCGCGCTCGCGTCCGTTCCGGCAATCGCGCAGGATGCTCCTGCCGACGAAGCCGCCGAAACCCAGGACGGCGGCGAGATCGTCGTCACCGCGCGTCGGCGTGAGGAAAGCCTGATCGACGTGCCGATCTCGATGTCGGTCGTCACCGGCGATTCGCTGGTCAAGAGCGGTGCGGCGGACATCACCGCGCTGCAGGACAAGACCCCGAACCTGACGCTGCAGATCGCGCGCGGCTCTAACTCCACCCTGATCGCATTCAGCCGCGGCGTGGGTCAGCAGGACCCGCTGTGGGGCTTCGAACCCGGCGTCGCGCTGTACATCGACGATGTCTATGTCGCCCGGCCCCAGGGCGCGGTGCTCGACATTTTCGACGTCGAGCGGGTCGAAGTGCTGCGCGGACCGCAGGGCACGCTCTATGGCCGCAACACCATCGGCGGCGCGGTGAAATATGTCACCCGCCGCCTGGGCAATGACTTCAAGGCGTCGTTCCGCGGTGCCTATGGCTCGTACAACCAGATCGATCTGGTCGGTCAGGTGGTGATCCCGGTTGGTGACACGCTGTCGCTGGGCGCTGCGGTCGCGCAATATTGGCGCGACGGATACGGCACCAACCTCACCACCGGGGCGGAGCATTACAACAAGGACGTGCTCGCCGCGCGCGTGTCGGCGGAATTCTCCCCGACCGACAATATCTTCGTGCGCGTCGCGGGCGACCGCGTGCTCGACCGGTCGAACCCGCGTCACGGCACCCGCTTGCTGCCCAACGGCACCGACCCGATCTATGCCCCGACCGCCAGCGTCTATGACACGCGCGCCGGCATCGGCGACGAGAACCGCGTCGAAACGCGCGGCCTGTCGGTCACCGGCGAAATCGGCCTGTCCGACATGCTGACCTTCAAGACCATCACCGCCTGGCGCGACGGCAGCACCGACACGGTGATCGATTTCGACAACACGATCCTGCCGACGCTCGACATCCCGGCGGACTATTCGGACCGTCAGTTCACCCAGGAACTCCAGCTGCTCTATGAGGGCGACCGGCTTCAGGGCGTGTTCGGCGTCTATTACCTCAACGGCCGCGCCAGCGGTGCGTTCGACACGGTGATCGGCCTCGCCAACCTCACCACGCTGACCTCGGGCACGGTGTTCACCAAGAGCTATGCCGCGTTCGGTGATTTCAGCTTCGACGTGAGCGACCAGTTCAAGATCTCGGCCGGCCTGCGCTACACCCGCGATGAGAAGACCGGCACGGTGTTCCGCCGCAACTATACCGGCCTGCGCAGCCCGCGCTTCGGCAACGCCGCCGCGGTCCCCGGCCTGATCCGCTCGGACTACACCAATAGCCGCGAGTTCGAGAAGCTGACCCCGCGCATCAGCCTCAGCTATCAGCCCAACGCCGACCTCAATTTCTACGCCAGCTATGGCAAGGGCTACAAGTCGGGCGGGTTCGACATGCGCGGCGACGCGATCCTGACCCCGACCACGGTCAATGGCTACGAGCCGGAGACGATCGACAGCTACGAACTGGGCATGAAGGGCGCGTTCCTCGACCGCACGTTGTTCGTCAACGCCGCCGGCTTCTACTCCAACTACAAGGACCAGCAGGTCACGATCCAGGTGCCGGCGCTGCCCAGCGGCATCGCCAGCTTCGTCGACAATGCGGGCAAGGGCGTGATCTACGGCTTCGAGCTCGAAACCCGCATGGTCCCGTCGCGCCATTTCCAAGCCAGCGTCGTGGTCGGCTACACCAATGCCGATTATAAGGAGTTCTTCACCTTCATCGGCGGCGGCACCACCCCGGTCGATGTGTCGAACCAGCGCGCCTTCCAGAACACGCCGGAATGGACTGCCAACGCATCCTTCACCTGGTCGAACGATGTCGCGGGCGGCGTTCTCGCCTTCACTCCGGCGGTCTCGCTGCGCAGCGACATCCAGATGTTCGAGCTGGCGACCCCGGCGCTGGATCAGGACGGCTACGCACTGGTCGATGCCTCGCTCAACTGGACCTCGGGCGACGGGCGCTATCGCCTCGGCATTGCGGCGCGCAACCTCACCGACGCACGCTATCGCGTCGGCGGCTACAACTTCCCGGGCGCGCTCACCGGCAACTCGATCATCGGCTATTACGGCCCGCCGCGCACCGTGACCGGCACGTTCGAAGTGAAGTTCTGA
- the argH gene encoding argininosuccinate lyase, whose translation MWGGRFAEGPSSVMREINASIPFDKRMWRQDIAGSKAHVAMLGQQGIVSAEDAATISAGLDQVAEDYARDGVPEDLALEDIHMLTESRLAEKIGPVAGRLHTARSRNDQVATDFRLWVRDATDQVLAALDALQGALLTRAEEHADSVMPGFTHLQSAQPVTLGHHLMAYFEMIARDVSRFSDNRARGNLCPLGSAALAGTGFPLDREMTAAALGFDGPTRNSLDAVSDRDFALDYLMAAAQCSLHLSRLAEEFVIWASQPFGFVKLSDQWSTGSSIMPQKRNPDAAELVRGHSGRIVGCLTALMITMKGLPLAYSKDMQDDKPPVFEAHDLLALSIAAMTGMVESADFRTDRMRGLAESGFATATDLADWLVREGGIPFREAHHITGRAVAAAEAKGVRLDQLELAELQAIDGRIDGRVFDVLTVDASVASRTSFGGTAPARVRAAIAAARAARGE comes from the coding sequence ATGTGGGGCGGGCGCTTCGCCGAAGGCCCGTCGTCGGTGATGCGCGAGATTAACGCATCCATCCCGTTCGACAAGCGGATGTGGCGCCAGGATATCGCCGGGTCGAAAGCGCATGTCGCGATGCTGGGACAGCAGGGCATCGTGTCGGCGGAGGACGCTGCGACGATCTCGGCCGGGCTGGATCAGGTCGCCGAAGATTACGCGCGCGACGGGGTGCCGGAGGATCTGGCGCTCGAAGACATTCATATGCTGACCGAATCGCGGCTGGCGGAGAAGATCGGGCCGGTCGCCGGGCGGCTGCATACCGCGCGCAGCCGCAACGATCAGGTCGCGACCGATTTCCGCCTGTGGGTGCGTGACGCGACCGATCAGGTGCTGGCCGCGCTCGACGCGCTGCAGGGCGCGCTGCTGACGCGGGCGGAGGAGCATGCCGACAGCGTGATGCCGGGCTTCACGCACCTGCAGAGCGCGCAGCCGGTGACGCTGGGGCATCATCTGATGGCCTATTTCGAGATGATCGCGCGGGACGTTTCGCGGTTCAGCGACAATCGCGCGCGCGGGAATCTCTGCCCGCTGGGGTCGGCGGCGCTGGCGGGGACGGGGTTTCCGCTCGACCGGGAGATGACGGCGGCGGCGCTCGGCTTTGACGGGCCGACGCGCAATTCGCTCGATGCCGTCAGCGACCGCGACTTCGCGCTCGATTATCTGATGGCGGCGGCGCAGTGCTCGCTGCACCTGTCGCGGCTCGCCGAAGAGTTCGTGATCTGGGCGAGCCAGCCGTTCGGCTTCGTCAAGCTGAGCGACCAATGGTCGACCGGCAGCTCGATCATGCCGCAGAAGCGCAATCCCGATGCGGCCGAGCTGGTGCGCGGGCATAGCGGGCGGATCGTCGGGTGCCTGACCGCGCTGATGATCACGATGAAGGGCCTCCCACTCGCCTATTCCAAGGACATGCAGGACGACAAGCCGCCGGTGTTCGAGGCGCACGACCTGCTCGCGCTGTCGATCGCGGCGATGACCGGAATGGTCGAGAGCGCGGACTTCCGCACCGATCGAATGCGCGGCCTTGCCGAAAGCGGCTTTGCCACCGCCACCGACCTGGCCGACTGGCTGGTGCGCGAGGGCGGCATCCCGTTCCGCGAGGCGCACCACATCACCGGGCGCGCGGTCGCGGCGGCGGAGGCGAAGGGCGTGCGGCTCGACCAGCTGGAACTGGCGGAGCTGCAGGCGATTGACGGTCGTATCGACGGGCGCGTGTTTGACGTATTGACGGTCGATGCTTCGGTCGCGAGCCGGACGAGTTTTGGTGGCACGGCCCCGGCGCGGGTGCGTGCGGCGATTGCAGCCGCCCGGGCTGCAAGAGGAGAATGA
- a CDS encoding alpha-ketoacid dehydrogenase subunit beta: MSDVIETAATGEAGETVRMNMIQSINSAMAVMMERDPNVIVMGEDVGYFGGVFRATAGLQEKFGKTRVFDTPITECGIIGVAIGMGAYGLRPVPEIQFADYIYPALDQLVSEAARLRYRSAGQFTAPLTVRSPFGGGIFGGQTHSQSPEGIFTHVSGVKTVIPSTPYDAKGLLIASIEDNDPVIFFEPKRIYNGPFNGHWDRPAENWSKHPGGAVPEGYYRIELGKAAIVRPGNALTILAYGTMVHVAKATVEEMGIDAEIIDLRTLVPLDIETIEESVKKTGRCMVVHEATRTGGFGAELSALVQERCFYHLEAPVERVTGFDTPYPHSLEWAYFPGPVRIGQALKKLLKD; encoded by the coding sequence ATGAGCGACGTGATCGAGACCGCCGCGACCGGCGAAGCGGGCGAAACCGTCCGCATGAACATGATCCAGTCGATCAACTCCGCGATGGCGGTGATGATGGAACGCGATCCCAACGTGATCGTGATGGGCGAGGATGTCGGCTATTTCGGCGGCGTGTTCCGCGCGACGGCGGGGCTGCAGGAAAAGTTCGGCAAGACCCGCGTGTTCGACACGCCGATCACCGAATGCGGCATCATCGGCGTGGCGATCGGCATGGGCGCCTATGGCCTGCGCCCGGTGCCGGAGATTCAGTTCGCCGATTATATCTATCCCGCGCTCGACCAGCTGGTGAGCGAGGCGGCGCGGCTGCGCTATCGTTCGGCCGGGCAGTTCACCGCCCCGCTGACGGTACGCTCGCCATTTGGCGGCGGCATTTTCGGCGGGCAGACGCACAGCCAGAGCCCTGAAGGCATTTTCACCCATGTCTCCGGCGTGAAGACGGTGATCCCGTCGACGCCGTATGACGCCAAGGGGCTGCTGATCGCGTCGATCGAGGACAATGATCCCGTCATCTTCTTCGAGCCCAAGCGCATCTATAACGGCCCGTTCAACGGCCATTGGGATCGCCCGGCGGAAAACTGGTCGAAGCATCCCGGCGGCGCGGTGCCCGAGGGCTATTACCGGATCGAGCTGGGCAAGGCGGCGATCGTGCGGCCGGGCAATGCGCTGACGATCCTGGCCTATGGCACGATGGTGCACGTCGCCAAGGCGACGGTCGAAGAAATGGGGATCGATGCCGAGATCATTGACCTGCGCACCTTGGTGCCGCTCGACATCGAGACGATCGAGGAGTCGGTCAAGAAGACCGGGCGCTGCATGGTGGTGCATGAGGCGACGCGCACCGGCGGGTTCGGTGCGGAGCTGTCGGCGCTGGTGCAGGAGCGGTGCTTCTATCACCTCGAAGCGCCGGTCGAGCGCGTCACGGGATTCGACACGCCCTATCCCCATAGCCTTGAATGGGCTTACTTCCCCGGGCCGGTCCGCATCGGACAGGCGCTCAAGAAACTCCTGAAGGACTGA
- a CDS encoding TlpA disulfide reductase family protein — protein MRSTIALLLILGLGTAGCDSGKQPQPQATATVADESAAGAANATDEPERVGTVDRSKKGEAAPDHGFLDPAGKPVTLAAFRGKPLLVNLWATWCAPCVREMPTLDRLAVREKDRLQVLVISQDLDGAAKVTPFFEKAKFAALQPYLDPDVKFSTGYGVNLPTTILYDAQGKEVWRVSGDMDWDGETAAAWIAEAG, from the coding sequence TTGCGCTCGACGATCGCGCTTCTCCTTATACTGGGCCTTGGAACCGCCGGCTGCGATAGTGGCAAGCAACCGCAGCCGCAAGCAACCGCAACTGTCGCCGATGAAAGCGCGGCTGGGGCCGCCAACGCGACCGACGAGCCCGAGCGGGTCGGCACGGTCGACCGCAGCAAGAAGGGCGAGGCCGCACCCGACCACGGCTTTCTCGACCCCGCAGGCAAGCCGGTGACGCTGGCGGCGTTCCGCGGCAAGCCGCTGCTGGTCAACCTCTGGGCGACCTGGTGCGCGCCGTGCGTCCGTGAAATGCCGACGCTCGACCGGCTCGCGGTGCGCGAAAAGGACAGGCTCCAGGTGCTGGTGATCAGTCAGGACCTGGACGGCGCGGCCAAGGTCACGCCCTTCTTCGAAAAGGCGAAGTTCGCCGCGCTCCAGCCCTATCTCGACCCCGACGTCAAATTTTCGACCGGATACGGCGTCAACCTGCCGACAACGATCCTCTACGACGCGCAGGGCAAGGAAGTGTGGCGCGTCTCGGGCGACATGGACTGGGACGGCGAGACAGCGGCGGCGTGGATCGCGGAGGCGGGGTGA
- a CDS encoding NAD(P)-dependent oxidoreductase, producing the protein MKRSGLPVFLRLDGRPVILVGDGATAEAKRRLLERAGAVMVGEDGAAQVALVACDDPEPVVARLKARGLLVNVADRPDLCDFTLPAIIERDPVTIAIGTGGASAGLAAALRQRIEPLIPASLGALADALAAARDAMRARWPDGGARRRALGAALAGPLDPLQAQNGDAVARWLASPYTPGDRIERIVLTSPDPDDLTLRQARWLAQADRVTHRPDVPAAILDRARADAERIACDVPPRGLPGLTVDVSTAR; encoded by the coding sequence GTGAAACGCTCCGGCCTGCCCGTCTTTCTGCGGCTGGACGGGCGGCCGGTGATTCTTGTGGGCGACGGCGCGACGGCGGAGGCCAAGCGCCGGTTGCTCGAACGCGCGGGCGCGGTGATGGTCGGCGAGGACGGTGCGGCGCAGGTCGCGCTGGTCGCGTGCGACGATCCCGAGCCGGTGGTGGCGCGCTTGAAGGCGCGTGGGCTGCTGGTCAATGTCGCGGACCGGCCGGATCTGTGCGACTTCACTTTGCCCGCGATCATCGAGCGCGATCCGGTGACGATCGCGATCGGCACCGGCGGCGCGTCGGCGGGGCTGGCCGCAGCGTTGCGCCAGCGGATCGAGCCGTTGATCCCGGCGTCGCTGGGCGCGCTGGCAGATGCGTTGGCGGCAGCGCGCGACGCGATGCGCGCGCGCTGGCCCGATGGCGGGGCGCGGCGGCGGGCATTGGGCGCGGCGCTGGCCGGGCCGCTCGATCCGTTGCAGGCTCAGAATGGTGATGCCGTCGCGCGCTGGCTGGCGTCACCTTATACGCCCGGCGACCGGATCGAGCGCATCGTGCTCACCTCCCCCGACCCCGACGACCTCACGCTGCGTCAGGCGCGCTGGCTGGCGCAGGCCGATCGCGTCACGCATCGACCCGATGTGCCCGCCGCGATCCTCGACCGCGCGCGCGCCGATGCCGAGCGGATCGCGTGCGATGTCCCGCCAAGGGGCTTGCCCGGCCTCACCGTCGATGTTTCAACCGCGCGATGA